Proteins from a genomic interval of Thermoanaerobacterium thermosaccharolyticum DSM 571:
- the gcvPB gene encoding aminomethyl-transferring glycine dehydrogenase subunit GcvPB: protein MNYDKLIFEVSKPGHTSYSLPPLDVEDIQLEEAIPDKLLRHTELNLPEVSEVELIRHYTNLSYKNYSVDKGFYPLGSCTMKYNPKVNEDIANFKEFTNIHPLQSENTVQGALKLMYDLQEMLKEITGMDGISLQPAAGAHGELTGMMIIKAYFEDIGEYNRKKMIVPDSAHGTNPASAATAGFDVVEIKSGNDGLIDIDALKSVLDDDVAGLMLTNPNTLGLFEKNILEISKLIHDAGGLLYYDGANMNANMGITRPGDMGFDVVHINLHKTFATPHGGGGPGSGPVGVKGKLADFLPVPIVEKNDDMYYLKHDLPHTIGKVRSFYGNFNVMVKAYAYILSMGADGLKAASSLAVLNANYVKEKLKEYYELPFDTICKHEFVFSGLKSKANDITTLDVAKRLIDYGFHPPTIYFPLIIDSALMIEPTETESKETLDEFIEAMKAIAKEADENPEILKTAPHNTPVRRLDEVKAARNPIVKANV, encoded by the coding sequence ATGAACTATGATAAGCTTATTTTTGAGGTATCTAAGCCAGGTCATACATCATACAGCCTTCCTCCATTAGATGTCGAAGACATCCAATTAGAAGAAGCAATTCCGGATAAACTTCTTCGCCATACAGAATTAAATCTTCCCGAAGTCAGCGAGGTAGAACTGATAAGGCACTACACAAATCTTTCATACAAAAATTACAGCGTTGATAAGGGATTCTATCCATTAGGATCATGTACAATGAAGTACAACCCAAAAGTAAATGAAGATATTGCAAACTTCAAAGAATTTACAAACATACATCCACTGCAAAGCGAAAATACTGTCCAAGGTGCTTTAAAGCTTATGTACGATCTTCAAGAAATGCTAAAAGAGATAACTGGAATGGACGGAATTTCGCTTCAACCCGCTGCTGGTGCCCATGGAGAACTTACTGGAATGATGATAATTAAAGCATACTTTGAAGACATCGGTGAATACAATAGGAAAAAGATGATCGTACCTGACTCTGCACATGGCACAAACCCAGCAAGTGCTGCAACAGCCGGATTTGATGTAGTAGAGATAAAATCTGGAAATGATGGGCTTATAGATATTGACGCATTAAAATCGGTTCTTGACGATGACGTAGCTGGATTAATGCTTACAAATCCAAATACGCTAGGGTTGTTTGAAAAAAACATACTGGAAATATCAAAGTTAATCCACGATGCTGGTGGCCTTCTTTACTATGATGGTGCCAATATGAATGCCAATATGGGAATAACAAGACCAGGTGATATGGGATTTGATGTGGTCCATATAAACTTGCACAAGACATTTGCAACACCACATGGAGGTGGCGGACCTGGAAGCGGTCCAGTTGGCGTCAAAGGCAAACTTGCAGATTTTCTGCCTGTACCAATAGTTGAAAAAAATGACGATATGTACTATTTAAAGCATGATTTGCCACATACAATAGGAAAAGTGAGAAGTTTTTATGGAAATTTCAATGTCATGGTAAAGGCATATGCATACATTCTATCTATGGGAGCAGACGGACTTAAAGCTGCTAGCAGTTTGGCAGTTTTAAATGCAAACTATGTTAAAGAAAAGCTTAAAGAATATTATGAGCTTCCATTTGATACAATATGCAAACACGAATTTGTATTTAGCGGTCTTAAAAGCAAAGCAAATGATATCACAACGCTGGACGTTGCAAAGCGATTGATAGACTATGGATTTCATCCCCCTACCATCTACTTTCCTCTCATCATTGACAGTGCACTTATGATAGAGCCAACTGAAACTGAAAGCAAGGAAACGCTGGATGAATTCATTGAAGCCATGAAGGCAATTGCAAAAGAAGCAGATGAAAATCCTGAAATTCTAAAAACCGCTCCTCATAATACACCTGTAAGAAGGCTTGACGAAGTAAAAGCAGCAAGAAATCCAATAGTAAAAGCCAATGTATGA
- a CDS encoding potassium channel family protein has translation MSIMIVGAGRLGSYLAQLMEERNEKVVVVEKDESRIEKLKRELKCNIVVGDGCNSDTLKKAGIIGTEIVVAATGHDEDNLIICQLAKYEFGVSRVVSRINNPKNEWLFTRDMGIDAAVSSARIIAKLIEEETEISGLTTVMNLAEGKISIVRSMVEKDSKAANKMIKDLMLPGNCVIMSIVRSNKVLLPNGSTYILPGDEVLSVVSDESKEKLKDLFDV, from the coding sequence ATGTCGATAATGATTGTTGGTGCTGGACGATTAGGTTCATACCTAGCTCAATTGATGGAGGAAAGAAATGAGAAAGTCGTTGTTGTTGAAAAAGATGAGTCTAGAATTGAAAAACTTAAAAGAGAATTAAAGTGCAATATTGTAGTTGGAGATGGCTGTAATTCAGATACATTAAAAAAGGCAGGGATTATCGGTACTGAGATAGTTGTTGCGGCAACTGGCCATGATGAAGATAATCTTATAATATGCCAGCTTGCCAAGTATGAATTTGGTGTATCAAGGGTGGTATCCAGGATAAACAATCCAAAAAATGAGTGGCTTTTTACAAGGGATATGGGCATTGATGCAGCCGTCAGCAGTGCCAGAATTATTGCAAAATTAATTGAAGAGGAGACAGAAATCAGCGGGCTTACGACTGTAATGAATCTTGCAGAGGGGAAAATATCGATTGTCAGAAGCATGGTGGAGAAAGATTCAAAGGCTGCAAATAAGATGATTAAAGATTTGATGCTTCCCGGTAACTGTGTGATAATGTCGATAGTTAGAAGTAATAAAGTTTTGTTGCCAAATGGCAGCACGTATATTTTGCCTGGCGATGAGGTTTTAAGCGTTGTTAGCGATGAGAGCAAAGAAAAACTGAAAGATTTGTTTGATGTGTAA
- a CDS encoding coenzyme F420-0:L-glutamate ligase: MTYGKIPIRTHIITKDDNIVDVVSKYTRNIAEEGDLIAIAESVVVITQGRAYLPEEIKVGLLARILCRFTGRNGSLTSPQAMQCAINEVGWLRILVASLISAIGKIFKKKGLFFKIAGRKVALIDDVAGTMAPYHRYIVLGPADPDLVCNEIKEKTGVDAVIIDANDLHCADCIGASKGVSKSYVEKLFLDNPSGNSEQQTPIVVIKSYKEQKLESLNDVRSEKELHEILQN; the protein is encoded by the coding sequence TTGACGTACGGCAAGATTCCAATAAGAACCCATATTATAACGAAAGATGACAATATAGTAGATGTCGTCTCAAAGTATACGAGAAATATTGCTGAAGAAGGAGATCTCATAGCTATCGCAGAAAGTGTTGTAGTTATAACACAGGGAAGAGCATACCTTCCGGAAGAGATAAAGGTAGGATTATTAGCTAGGATTTTGTGTAGATTTACAGGTAGAAATGGCAGTTTGACTTCGCCGCAGGCGATGCAATGTGCGATTAATGAAGTAGGATGGCTTAGAATTCTTGTGGCTTCATTGATAAGTGCAATAGGAAAGATATTTAAAAAGAAAGGGCTTTTTTTCAAAATAGCAGGAAGAAAAGTAGCTCTTATTGATGATGTTGCCGGAACAATGGCCCCATACCACAGATACATAGTGTTAGGACCTGCCGATCCTGATTTAGTGTGCAATGAGATAAAAGAAAAGACAGGTGTCGATGCTGTCATAATTGATGCTAATGACTTGCACTGTGCTGATTGCATTGGTGCATCGAAAGGCGTCTCAAAATCGTATGTTGAAAAGCTGTTTTTAGACAATCCATCAGGAAATTCTGAGCAGCAGACGCCGATTGTTGTAATTAAATCGTATAAAGAGCAGAAACTTGAAAGCTTAAACGATGTAAGAAGCGAAAAAGAATTGCATGAGATTTTGCAAAATTAA
- the gcvH gene encoding glycine cleavage system protein GcvH, translating into MRIQEGLYYSKNHEWVKVEGDKAYVGITDYAQHSLGDIVYAELPDVDTILNAGDTLGTVESVKAASDVYCPISGKVIEVNQSVADDPSLLNSDPYENWMICVEMNDPSELDELMSPEEYSDFCK; encoded by the coding sequence ATGAGAATTCAAGAGGGTCTTTATTATTCAAAGAATCATGAATGGGTAAAAGTTGAAGGTGACAAAGCATATGTAGGAATAACAGATTATGCTCAACACTCCTTAGGTGACATAGTTTATGCAGAGCTTCCTGATGTTGACACAATTCTAAATGCAGGAGATACACTTGGCACCGTAGAATCTGTAAAAGCCGCATCTGATGTCTATTGTCCCATAAGTGGCAAGGTTATCGAGGTTAACCAATCTGTTGCAGACGATCCATCACTTTTAAACAGCGACCCATACGAAAATTGGATGATATGCGTAGAGATGAATGATCCCAGTGAGCTAGATGAACTGATGTCACCTGAAGAATACAGCGATTTTTGCAAATAG
- the gcvPA gene encoding aminomethyl-transferring glycine dehydrogenase subunit GcvPA — protein MNQYIPSSNDEQMEMLKSVNAKSIEDLFVDIPESIRLNKNLNLKGPLSEPELLNHMNEISKEIKTTDELTCFLGAGVYDHFIPSVVKHVVSKPEFYTAYTPYQPEISQGTLQAIFEYQTMICNLTGMDVSNASMYDGATALSEAAKMASSATNRKKVLVSSSVNPEAKKVLHTYMRFSNMEIVEIDDKEGTIDVELLKSSIDSNTAAFIAQNPNFFGIIENLDEVEKLVHKNGSLLIMYVEPISLSILKTPREIGADIAVGDGQPLGNSLNFGGPHLGFMATTKKLIRKLPGRIIGETNDVDGKRGYVLTLQAREQHIRREKATSNICTNHSLNALTAAIYMTALGKKGIKEVALQCFKKSHYAYNQLIKTNKYKMLFDKPFFMEFAIACSDNSVDAINNVLLSNGIIGGYNLEKEYKKYKNAMLLCVTEKRTKDEIDKLVNIMGGVVNEL, from the coding sequence ATGAATCAATACATTCCATCATCAAACGATGAGCAGATGGAAATGCTTAAATCTGTGAATGCTAAATCGATAGAAGATCTATTTGTAGATATACCAGAAAGCATTCGCTTAAATAAAAATCTAAACTTAAAAGGTCCTTTATCCGAACCAGAACTGTTAAATCACATGAATGAAATATCAAAAGAGATAAAAACCACAGATGAACTTACATGCTTTTTAGGAGCAGGTGTTTATGACCACTTTATACCATCTGTCGTTAAACATGTAGTATCAAAGCCAGAGTTTTATACGGCGTACACTCCATATCAGCCTGAAATAAGCCAAGGGACACTGCAAGCGATATTTGAATATCAGACAATGATTTGTAATCTTACTGGAATGGATGTATCAAATGCATCTATGTACGATGGTGCTACAGCTTTAAGCGAAGCTGCAAAAATGGCCTCCAGCGCTACAAACAGAAAAAAAGTGCTTGTATCATCATCAGTTAATCCCGAAGCAAAAAAAGTGCTTCATACATACATGAGATTCAGCAATATGGAAATTGTCGAGATAGACGATAAAGAAGGCACGATAGATGTAGAGCTTTTAAAATCCTCTATTGACAGCAATACTGCAGCATTTATAGCACAAAATCCGAATTTCTTCGGCATAATAGAAAACCTTGATGAGGTAGAAAAGCTTGTGCATAAAAATGGTTCACTTCTCATTATGTACGTTGAACCAATATCTCTGTCAATCTTAAAGACTCCAAGAGAAATCGGCGCTGATATAGCAGTCGGCGATGGTCAGCCTCTTGGAAATAGTCTCAATTTTGGCGGACCTCATCTTGGTTTTATGGCGACAACAAAAAAACTTATACGCAAATTGCCTGGAAGGATCATCGGTGAAACAAATGATGTTGACGGCAAAAGAGGATATGTATTGACGCTTCAAGCAAGGGAACAACACATAAGAAGAGAAAAAGCGACTTCAAATATATGTACAAACCACTCACTAAATGCATTGACTGCCGCTATATACATGACAGCTCTTGGAAAAAAAGGCATAAAAGAAGTTGCACTGCAGTGCTTTAAAAAATCTCATTATGCATATAACCAATTGATAAAAACAAATAAATACAAGATGCTATTTGATAAGCCATTTTTCATGGAATTTGCAATTGCATGCAGTGATAACAGCGTCGATGCTATAAATAATGTGCTTCTAAGTAACGGCATCATTGGCGGTTACAACCTAGAAAAAGAATACAAAAAGTACAAAAATGCAATGCTTCTTTGCGTAACAGAAAAAAGGACAAAAGATGAAATTGATAAACTCGTCAATATAATGGGAGGTGTAGTTAATGAACTATGA
- the gcvT gene encoding glycine cleavage system aminomethyltransferase GcvT: MSYLDNNLKKTPLYETHLKYGAKMIDFAGFAMPVQYESILKEHEAVRKSAGLFDVSHMGELIIEGKDSEKFINYIISNNIAKISDNQAMYSPMCYANGTTVDDLLVYKFSNEKYMLVVNASNIDKDYNWIFENKSGYNIAVKNISNEVSELALQGPKAQEILQKTTEYNLDDMKYYHFDKINLAGVNCLISRTGYTGEDGFEIFLRNDYAQSMWEKILAVGEEFGIKPAGLGARDTLRFEAGLPLYGNELSDEITPLEAGLGSFVKFEKAFIGRDALFKQKQDGLKRKIVGFEMIENGIPRHGYDVCAQGEKIGYVTTGYLSPTLKKNIGMALISSKFANIGNEISIIIRNKPLKAIVTSKNFYKKNYKK; the protein is encoded by the coding sequence ATGAGCTATTTGGACAATAATCTTAAAAAAACACCTCTTTACGAAACACACCTGAAATACGGGGCAAAAATGATAGATTTTGCAGGTTTTGCAATGCCTGTACAGTATGAAAGCATACTAAAAGAGCATGAAGCAGTCAGAAAAAGTGCAGGACTTTTTGATGTGTCACATATGGGAGAATTAATAATAGAAGGCAAAGACTCTGAAAAATTCATAAACTACATTATCTCAAATAACATAGCAAAGATAAGTGATAATCAGGCAATGTATTCTCCTATGTGCTATGCTAACGGCACCACAGTTGATGACTTACTTGTTTACAAATTTTCCAATGAAAAATACATGTTGGTAGTCAATGCTAGCAACATAGATAAGGATTACAACTGGATATTTGAAAACAAAAGCGGCTACAATATTGCAGTAAAAAACATATCAAATGAGGTTTCTGAACTAGCGCTGCAGGGGCCTAAAGCGCAGGAAATACTTCAAAAAACGACAGAGTACAACTTAGATGACATGAAATATTACCACTTTGACAAAATCAATTTGGCTGGAGTAAATTGCCTAATCTCAAGAACAGGTTATACTGGCGAAGATGGTTTTGAAATATTCTTGAGAAATGATTATGCTCAATCAATGTGGGAAAAAATCTTGGCTGTTGGAGAAGAATTTGGAATTAAACCAGCTGGTTTAGGTGCAAGAGATACATTAAGGTTTGAAGCAGGTCTTCCCCTTTACGGTAACGAGCTTTCTGATGAGATAACCCCATTGGAAGCTGGATTAGGTTCTTTTGTAAAATTTGAGAAAGCTTTTATAGGTAGAGATGCTCTTTTTAAGCAAAAGCAAGATGGACTAAAAAGAAAGATAGTAGGTTTTGAAATGATAGAAAACGGAATACCACGCCATGGCTATGATGTATGCGCACAAGGTGAAAAAATCGGATATGTAACAACTGGATATTTATCGCCTACTTTGAAGAAAAATATTGGAATGGCCTTAATAAGCAGCAAATTTGCCAACATTGGCAATGAAATAAGTATAATAATAAGAAATAAACCTTTAAAAGCTATCGTAACAAGCAAAAACTTTTATAAGAAAAATTACAAAAAATAG
- a CDS encoding cation-translocating P-type ATPase, protein MKIDDIFRLTEDELFSELNTSIKGLSTDEVNERLQKYGYNEIKEVKKSSMLSRFIANFTHLLAILLWIASILSFIGGMPQLGWAIILVIIVNALFSFWQEFKAEQATESLKKMLPSYVKVIRNGRQEQILARELVPGDLIYLEEGDHVPADARLIEAFEMRTINAALTGESEPVRRTSDVVLDEDVSLLQSPNIVFMGTNVASGSGTAVVYATGMNTQFGKIASLTQTISVEQSPLQKQLTRVAKVIALLSLVMGVFFFLLGLFMGRSLVDTFMFAIGIITANVPEGLLPTVTLALAMGVQRMAKRHALVKKLSSVETLGGATVICTDKTGTLTQNEMTVREIWTPVAFYNVSGVGYEPKGDFYVDDKKIDSKNLPDELSLLLKIGLLCNNSRLVRPTDENPSWSIIGDPTEGSLVVLAEKAGFTLEEMLREYPRISQLPFDSRRKRMTSIHKYGKEIYVFTKGAPKETLSVCSYIFKGSEGVKKLEQSDIDNIIKQNDKFAESGLRVLAMAYKIMDNENKEYTVEDTETDLIFVGLVAMMDPPRPEVELAVKQAHKAGIKIIMITGDYGLTAESIARRIGIVKGPRPRIITGNELDKMSDEDLKKELKNKEIIFARVAPEHKMKVVAALKEMGEVVAVTGDGVNDSPALKRADIGIAMGKSGTDVAREVATMVLTDDNFASIVNAIEEGRAVYDNVRKFITYIFAHLTPEAIPYILFSLFNIPVPITVMQILAIDLGTETLPALALGVEPPEPGVMDRPPRSPKEKLLNLSLFLRGYVLLGIISSIAVLSGYFWVLLSGGWHWGETLPLTDPLARKAATMSFLGIVIMQVANVFACRTEVASMFSVSLFKNRLLNIGVIFEIVLTALLIYIPFLQKIFDTYPVSLKHWLFYVAFMPILIGAEEIRKYFLRKKIALNEKEVKGSI, encoded by the coding sequence TTGAAGATTGATGATATATTTAGATTGACAGAAGATGAACTATTTAGTGAACTGAATACATCTATAAAGGGTCTTTCTACAGATGAAGTAAATGAGCGACTTCAGAAATATGGATACAATGAAATAAAAGAAGTCAAAAAATCATCAATGCTGTCTAGGTTTATAGCAAATTTTACTCATTTATTGGCAATACTCCTTTGGATAGCCAGCATACTTTCTTTTATTGGAGGAATGCCGCAGCTAGGATGGGCAATAATACTTGTCATAATCGTAAATGCTTTATTCAGCTTTTGGCAGGAATTTAAAGCAGAGCAGGCTACAGAAAGCCTTAAAAAGATGTTGCCATCGTACGTGAAAGTGATAAGAAATGGTCGTCAGGAGCAAATTTTAGCACGGGAGTTAGTACCTGGAGATCTTATATACCTTGAAGAAGGCGATCACGTGCCGGCTGATGCTAGGCTTATAGAGGCTTTTGAAATGCGGACTATTAATGCTGCATTGACTGGAGAATCTGAGCCTGTTAGAAGAACATCTGATGTAGTTTTAGATGAAGATGTCTCACTGTTGCAGTCACCAAATATAGTGTTTATGGGAACAAATGTAGCATCAGGTTCTGGAACGGCAGTAGTTTATGCAACGGGCATGAATACGCAATTTGGCAAAATTGCCTCTTTAACGCAGACAATAAGTGTAGAACAGAGCCCGCTTCAAAAACAGTTGACGAGAGTTGCAAAGGTTATTGCACTTTTATCTCTTGTGATGGGGGTATTCTTTTTCCTCCTGGGCTTGTTTATGGGAAGGTCCTTAGTCGATACGTTTATGTTTGCAATAGGCATTATTACTGCTAATGTGCCTGAAGGATTGCTGCCGACAGTGACATTAGCGCTTGCCATGGGTGTACAGCGAATGGCTAAAAGACATGCGCTTGTAAAGAAACTTTCCAGCGTTGAAACGTTGGGGGGAGCGACTGTCATCTGTACAGATAAGACAGGTACGCTGACGCAAAATGAAATGACAGTCAGAGAAATCTGGACCCCAGTTGCATTTTACAATGTAAGCGGTGTTGGATACGAGCCGAAAGGCGACTTTTATGTGGATGACAAAAAGATAGACAGCAAAAATCTTCCTGATGAGCTGTCATTGCTTTTGAAAATAGGTTTGCTGTGCAACAACAGCCGGTTAGTTAGGCCTACGGATGAGAACCCGTCTTGGAGTATAATTGGTGACCCAACCGAAGGTTCATTAGTGGTACTGGCGGAGAAAGCAGGATTTACATTAGAAGAAATGTTGAGGGAATATCCAAGGATATCTCAACTTCCTTTTGATTCCAGGCGGAAAAGGATGACTTCTATTCATAAGTATGGAAAAGAAATCTACGTATTTACTAAAGGTGCGCCAAAAGAAACACTTTCAGTTTGCAGCTACATTTTTAAGGGCAGCGAAGGGGTAAAGAAATTAGAACAATCGGATATCGATAATATAATAAAGCAGAATGACAAATTTGCTGAATCCGGGCTTAGAGTACTTGCAATGGCATATAAAATAATGGATAATGAGAATAAAGAATATACAGTAGAAGATACAGAAACTGACTTAATCTTTGTCGGATTAGTAGCTATGATGGATCCACCGAGGCCTGAAGTTGAATTGGCTGTTAAACAGGCCCATAAAGCTGGCATAAAGATTATCATGATAACGGGTGACTACGGATTAACAGCAGAATCTATTGCTAGGAGAATTGGCATAGTAAAAGGGCCTAGACCAAGGATAATAACTGGCAATGAACTTGATAAAATGTCAGATGAAGATTTGAAGAAAGAATTGAAGAATAAAGAAATCATATTTGCCAGAGTTGCTCCAGAGCACAAAATGAAAGTTGTCGCTGCATTAAAAGAAATGGGTGAAGTCGTTGCTGTTACTGGCGACGGTGTTAATGACTCACCTGCATTAAAAAGGGCTGACATAGGTATTGCAATGGGTAAATCAGGTACTGATGTTGCAAGGGAAGTTGCAACAATGGTCTTGACAGATGACAATTTTGCTAGCATAGTTAATGCTATTGAAGAAGGCAGAGCGGTTTACGACAACGTAAGGAAATTTATAACATACATTTTTGCGCATTTGACACCAGAGGCTATACCTTATATACTGTTTTCTCTATTTAATATTCCTGTCCCAATAACGGTAATGCAGATATTAGCAATAGATTTAGGAACGGAGACGCTGCCGGCTCTTGCACTTGGAGTTGAGCCGCCTGAACCGGGTGTTATGGATAGGCCACCTAGATCACCTAAAGAAAAATTATTAAACTTGTCCCTATTCCTAAGAGGGTATGTTTTACTAGGAATAATTAGCTCGATAGCAGTTCTATCAGGTTATTTTTGGGTTTTATTAAGCGGAGGTTGGCACTGGGGCGAGACGCTTCCACTGACAGATCCACTGGCAAGAAAAGCTGCTACAATGAGCTTCTTAGGGATAGTTATTATGCAGGTGGCTAATGTGTTTGCCTGCCGCACTGAAGTTGCTTCTATGTTTAGCGTCAGTCTTTTTAAGAATAGATTATTAAATATTGGCGTAATATTTGAAATAGTACTTACTGCATTGCTTATATATATTCCGTTTTTGCAGAAAATATTTGACACCTATCCTGTTTCATTAAAGCACTGGCTGTTTTACGTAGCATTTATGCCGATACTTATTGGGGCAGAGGAGATCAGAAAATATTTCTTGCGCAAAAAAATTGCATTAAATGAAAAGGAGGTGAAAGGCTCTATATGA
- a CDS encoding N-acetylmuramoyl-L-alanine amidase family protein, whose protein sequence is MINVLTNVRLDTKAGNPCIKDNKSLIGFDFSSVIPEYEIKKEGKNYKIRFHDVLLNMPSGSYAIDDGIINKIFISSNDNNVEVKIDLSTETSYEIESIDGIPAKLNFFVDRTPLKNILKGKKIILNPVYKKTTKSPTNLSSHIPMMDISKKTKELLTLLEADVLISMINYSENISNGDFKGDVIINLTTEISTKNESGFKVYYDKDNEKSKKLAELLNKSIERKSPLDNLGMHPTKYNGTRKDAATVTVIPGIENSRLDDAHLRDIDYKSKIALAIFNGILTYLQ, encoded by the coding sequence TTGATTAATGTATTAACTAATGTAAGACTTGATACAAAAGCTGGCAATCCTTGTATTAAAGACAACAAAAGCTTAATAGGTTTTGATTTTTCTTCTGTCATTCCGGAATATGAAATAAAAAAAGAAGGCAAAAATTATAAAATAAGATTTCACGATGTTTTACTTAATATGCCAAGTGGTTCTTATGCAATTGACGATGGGATAATCAATAAAATCTTCATAAGCTCCAATGACAATAATGTAGAAGTTAAAATTGATTTATCAACGGAAACAAGTTATGAAATAGAATCTATAGACGGAATTCCAGCAAAATTAAACTTTTTTGTTGATAGAACACCTTTAAAAAATATTCTTAAAGGAAAAAAGATAATCTTAAATCCCGTATATAAAAAGACAACAAAAAGTCCAACGAATCTATCATCGCATATACCAATGATGGATATTTCAAAAAAAACAAAAGAATTACTTACTCTATTAGAAGCAGATGTATTAATTTCAATGATTAATTATAGCGAAAATATATCGAATGGTGATTTTAAAGGTGATGTGATTATTAACCTAACGACAGAAATATCGACAAAAAACGAAAGTGGTTTTAAAGTCTACTATGACAAAGACAATGAAAAGTCTAAAAAACTTGCAGAATTGCTGAATAAATCCATAGAAAGAAAATCTCCCTTGGATAACCTAGGCATGCATCCGACAAAATATAATGGCACAAGGAAAGACGCCGCTACAGTTACAGTCATACCCGGTATCGAAAACAGCCGATTAGATGACGCACATCTGAGGGATATTGATTATAAAAGCAAAATTGCATTAGCCATATTTAACGGAATATTGACATATCTCCAATAA
- a CDS encoding potassium channel family protein yields MNIIVAGCGRLGAELAQILDSDGNHVAVIDRDKDAFKRLKSSFKGEFIEGIAFDKATLIKAGIEHADAVASTTNGDNTNIVTALIAKKKFKIPTIVARIYDPIRAEIYRKMGINTVSPTLWGANKIKDLICHPDLFRVSSFGSGEVEIIETEATAFLDGRHVRDIAIPSEINVVSIVRDGIALIPTHSTTFKKGDKIFIALTAFGKTKIKQMLMS; encoded by the coding sequence ATGAATATAATTGTTGCAGGATGCGGCAGGCTTGGTGCTGAGTTAGCTCAGATATTAGATTCTGACGGTAATCATGTTGCTGTTATAGATAGAGACAAAGATGCTTTTAAAAGATTGAAGTCGTCTTTTAAAGGTGAATTCATAGAGGGGATTGCATTTGACAAAGCTACTTTAATAAAAGCTGGCATTGAACATGCTGATGCTGTTGCTTCTACTACTAATGGCGATAATACAAATATTGTTACAGCTTTGATTGCAAAAAAGAAATTTAAAATACCAACGATAGTAGCCAGGATATACGATCCTATTCGAGCGGAAATATACAGAAAAATGGGTATAAATACGGTTTCACCTACTTTGTGGGGCGCAAATAAGATAAAAGATTTGATATGTCATCCTGATCTTTTTAGAGTATCGTCGTTTGGCAGTGGTGAAGTAGAAATAATTGAAACGGAAGCGACAGCATTCTTGGATGGCCGTCATGTAAGAGATATAGCTATACCATCTGAAATAAATGTTGTCAGTATAGTCAGAGACGGCATAGCACTTATACCAACGCATAGTACGACTTTTAAAAAAGGCGATAAAATATTTATAGCTTTAACAGCTTTCGGGAAGACAAAGATAAAACAAATGCTTATGTCGTAG